A window of the Phaseolus vulgaris cultivar G19833 chromosome 5, P. vulgaris v2.0, whole genome shotgun sequence genome harbors these coding sequences:
- the LOC137834757 gene encoding xylulose 5-phosphate/phosphate translocator, chloroplastic has product MLSSNVVSSSSPLTFSKPNPHFFMHASSHVKPNLLTRFQTHHRPTPLQSSKLSFTPTSQIQLSIPKLRSFNRFLPPPFEPSPRPTHQIVKAASEPNPGGENVTPTAPKSKNLKLALVFGLWYFQNIVFNIYNKKVLNIFPFPWLLASFQLFVGSIWMLVLWSSKLQPCPKISKPFIVALLGPALFHTIGHISACVSFSKVAVSFTHVIKSAEPVFSVMFSSVLGDRYPIQVWLSILPIVLGCSLAAVTEVSFNVQGLWCALISNVGFVLRNIYSKKSLQNFKEVDGLNLYGWITILSFLYLFPVAVFVEGSQWIPGYYKAIEAIGKPSTFYIWVLLSGVFYHLYNQSSYQALDEISPLSFSVGNTMKRVVVIVSTVLVFRNPVRPLNGLGSAIAILGTFLYSQATSKKKEKKIEGEKSS; this is encoded by the coding sequence atgctgTCTTCAAATGTTGTTTCATCATCATCCCCTCTCACTTTCTCCAAACCCAATCCCCATTTCTTCATGCATGCATCTTCCCATGTCAAACCAAATCTTCTCACCAGGTTTCAGACCCATCACAGACCCACCCCTCTCCAAAGTTCCAAACTTTCTTTCACCCCAACATCTCAGATCCAGCTTTCAATCCCAAAGTTAAGATCTTTCAACCGATTCCTCCCTCCCCCTTTTGAGCCCTCGCCAAGACCCACCCATCAAATCGTTAAGGCTGCCTCTGAACCAAATCCTGGAGGAGAAAATGTCACCCCCACTGCCCCCAAATCCAAGAATCTCAAACTTGCTCTGGTGTTTGGGCTATGGTACTTCCAAAACATTGTGTTCAACATTTACAATAAGAAAGTGTTGAACATTTTCCCTTTCCCATGGCTTCTTGCCTCTTTCCAGCTCTTTGTTGGGTCCATTTGGATGCTGGTGCTTTGGTCCTCCAAGCTCCAACCTTGTCCAAAAATCTCCAAACCCTTCATCGTTGCTCTCCTTGGACCTGCTTTGTTCCACACAATAGGCCACATTTCAGCCTGTGTTTCATTCTCCAAGGTGGCTGTGTCCTTCACCCATGTTATCAAATCAGCGGAACCGGTTTTCTCTGTCATGTTTTCTTCTGTTCTTGGTGATAGGTACCCCATTCAGGTTTGGCTCTCCATTCTGCCCATTGTGCTTGGTTGTTCTTTGGCTGCTGTTACTGAGGTGTCTTTCAATGTACAAGGATTGTGGTGTGCCCTTATTAGCAATGTTGGTTTTGTGTTGAGGAACATCTACTCTAAAAAAAGTTTGCAGAATTTCAAGGAAGTTGATGGCTTGAACTTGTATGGCTGGATTACTATTCTTTCATTCCTCTACCTGTTTCCAGTGGCTGTTTTTGTAGAAGGGTCTCAGTGGATCCCTGGGTATTACAAGGCTATTGAAGCTATAGGGAAACCATCCACATTTTATATCTGGGTGTTGTTGTCTGGGGTTTTCTACCATCTTTATAACCAATCATCATACCAAGCACTGGATGAAATCAGCCCATTATCTTTCTCTGTGGGAAACACAATGAAAAGAGTGGTGGTGATTGTATCTACGGTATTGGTGTTCAGGAATCCGGTTCGACCTCTTAATGGCCTTGGTTCTGCCATTGCAATTCTTGGGACTTTCCTTTATTCACAGGCAACAtccaaaaagaaagaaaagaagattgaAGGGGAAAAGAGTAGTTAG
- the LOC137834759 gene encoding actin-related protein 7-like: MEAAVVDPGSSLLKAGFAIPDQTPPMIIPSQMKSMLDDGSVTDNPTFDEVAVDPVCRGYVRDWDAMEDLLHYVLYTGLGWEIGNEGQILFTDPLCNPKANKEQLVQLMFETFNISGFYASEQAVLSLYSVGRISGCTVDIGHGKIDIAPVIEGAVNHIASRRFEFGGIDLTNFLAQELGKSNPRVNISISDVEKIKQLYSCCAEDELAYQQTQDSCPAETHTLPDGQVITIGRERYTIGEALFQPCLLGLEAHGIIDQLVRTISNVSSDNHRQLLENTVVCGGTSAMTGFEERFQKESSLSSSAIRPTLVKPPEYMPENLTVYSAWVGGAILAKVVFPQNQHVTKADYDETGPSIVHRKCF, encoded by the exons ATGGAAGCCGCAGTGGTAGACCCCGGTTCCAGCCTCCTCAAAGCCGGTTTTGCAATTCCCGATCAAACTCCCCCCATG ATAATTCCCTCTCAAATGAAGTCAATGCTCGATGATGGGTCAGTGACCGATAACCCAACATTCGACGAGGTTGCCGTGGATCCGGTTTGCCGAGGTTATGTCAGAGATTGGGATGCCATGGAGGATTTGCTGCATTATGTATTGTATACTGGCCTTGGATGGGAAATTGGCAATGAAGGGCAGATACTGTTCACAGATCCACTTTGTAATCCGAAG GCTAACAAGGAACAGTTAGTGCAACTAATGTTTGAAACATTCAACATATCAGGGTTTTATGCTTCTGAACAAGCAGTGTTGTCACTATATTCTGTAGGACGTATCTCTGGATGCACAGTTGACATTGGTCATGGAAAAATAG ATATTGCACCAGTGATTGAGGGTGCTGTTAACCACATTGCTTCAAGAAGATTTGAGTTTGGAGGTATTGATCTAACTAATTTCCTTGCTCAAGAACTTGGCAAATCCAATCCACGAGTGAATATCAGCATCTCTGatgttgaaaaaataaaacagcTATACTCATGCTGCGCTGAAGATGAATTAGCTTATCAGCAGACTCAAGATTCTTGCCCTGCGGAGACACATACCTTGCCTGACGGACAG GTCATTACAATTGGAAGAGAAAGATATACCATTGGTGAAGCTTTATTCCAGCCATGTCTATTGGGTTTAGAGGCTCATGGTATTATTGACCAGCTTGTTCGTACTATTTCAAATGTGTCATCTGATAATCATCGCCAACTTCTTGAAAATACTGTGGTTTGTGGTGGCACTTCTGCTATGACTG GTTTTGAGGAAAGATTTCAGAAGGAATCTAGCCTAAGTTCATCTGCCATTCGACCTACCCTAGTAAAG CCTCCAGAATACATGCCAGAAAATTTAACCGTATATTCGGCATGGGTGGGAGGTGCCATACTTGCCAAAGTAGTTTTTCCTCAAAATCAACATGTAACCAAGGCAGACTATGATGAAACTGGGCCTTCCATTGTTCACAGGAAATGCTTTTGA
- the LOC137836203 gene encoding polygalacturonase-like: MRMSPQSGVIHSLFITMFLSFGVCFGSFLEDTYHLTNYQHYSIKPNNEHFGSIMKRAYGSTPSARPQRRISVDDFGAKANDGRDDTEAFEKAWNEACSRGGVLVVPEAKIYHLKPITFSGPCHPNTAFRVYGTIRAWPVISAYGKQRLLWIMFQNLTNLRVDGGGTINGNGRKWWENSCKTNENLPCKHAPTAVTFFGCNNLIVTNLRLKNAQQMHVRFQKCNNVTASNLILRAPGNSPNTDGIHVTETKNIMISNSSIGTGDDCISIVSGSQNVRVTDVTCGPGHGISIGSLGAGNSKAQVSNVLVNRATITGTTNGVRIKTWQGGSGYAKNIKFENIAMRNVTNPIIVDQNYCDQEKPCKEKVSAVQVSNIVYQNIRGTSASEVAIKFECSKSFPCKGIHFEDVVLTPHGHAASKTIATCQNVRYVNRGKFLPPCSNS; this comes from the exons ATGAGAATGTCTCCACAAAGTGGTGTGATTCATTCACTTTTCATCACCATGTTTCTCTCATTTGGGGTGTGTTTTGGTTCTTTCCTAGAAGACACTTATCATCTAACTAACTACCAACATTACTCTATCAAACCAAATAATGAACATTTTGGTAGCATCATGAAAAGGGCCTATGGATCCACCCCTTCTGCAAGGCCTCAAAGAAGGATCAGTGTTGATGACTTTGGAGCCAAAGCTAATGATGGAAGAGATGACACTGAG GCATTTGAGAAGGCATGGAATGAGGCATGTTCTAGAGGGGGTGTTCTTGTAGTCCCAGAAGCAAAAATCTACCATTTGAAGCCAATAACTTTTTCAGGACCATGCCATCCCAACACTGCTTTCAGG GTCTATGGAACAATCAGAGCATGGCCTGTAATATCAGCATATGGAAAACAAAGACTACTATGGATTATGTTTCAGAATCTCACCAATCTTAGAGTTGATGGTGGTGGCACCATCAATGGCAATGGGAGAAAATGGTGGGAGAACTCTTGCAAAACCAATGAAAACCTT CCATGCAAACATGCCCCAACT GCTGTGACATTCTTTGGATGCAACAACTTGATAGTGACAAACCTGAGGTTAAAAAATGCACAGCAAATGCATGTAAGGTTTCAAAAGTGCAACAATGTCACAGCTTCGAATTTGATCCTGAGAGCACCAGGGAACAGCCCCAACACTGATGGAATTCACGTCACAGAgacaaaaaatataatgattAGCAATAGTTCCATTGGGACAG GTGATGACTGTATTTCAATAGTGAGCGGGTCCCAGAATGTTCGAGTCACAGATGTTACATGTGGACCAGGGCATGGAATCAG CATTGGAAGCTTAGGGGCTGGTAACTCAAAAGCTCAAGTGTCGAATGTGTTAGTGAACAGAGCCACCATAACAGGAACCACTAATGGAGTTAGAATCAAGACTTGGCAG GGAGGTTCTGGATAtgcaaaaaacataaaatttgagAATATAGCAATGAGAAATGTGACAAATCCCATAATTGTAGATCAAAACTACTGTGACCAGGAGAAGCCATGCAAAGAGAAG GTCTCAGCAGTGCAAGTGAGCAACATTGTGTACCAAAACATCAGAGGAACAAGTGCTTCAGAAGTGGCAATAAAATTTGAGTGCAGCAAAAGTTTCCCATGCAAAGGAATACACTTTGAAGATGTGGTCTTAACACCACATGGCCATGCTGCCTCTAAAACCATTGCTACATGTCAAAATGTTAGATATGTTAATAGGGGAAAGTTTCTTCCTCCATGCTCTAATTCATGA
- the LOC137836205 gene encoding probable cytokinin riboside 5'-monophosphate phosphoribohydrolase LOGL6, which yields MEGEGKVSAENEQQSRFKRICVFCGSRAGYKSAFSDAALELGKFMVERRIDLVYGGGSLGLMGLISQTVLNGGCHVVGVIPETLLPREVSGETFGEVKRVADMHERKSTMFEHGDAFIALPGGYGTMEELLEVIAWSQLGIHDKPVGLLNVEGYFNGLLEVFDKGVEDGFIDKSARHIMLIGDTPEELINKMEEYVANKVGRVEQL from the exons ATGGAAGGAGAGGGAAAGGTATCAGCAGAAAATGAGCAACAAAGCAGGTTCAAAAGAATATGTGTTTTCTGTGGTAGTAGAGCTGGATACAAGTCTGCATTCAGTGATGCAGCTCTTGAGCTTGGCAAATTCATG GTTGAAAGGAGAATTGATCTGGTTTATGGAGGAGGAAGCTTAGGACTAATGGGTTTGATCTCTCAGACTGTGCTAAATGGAGGTTGCCATGTTGTTgg AGTGATTCCAGAAACTCTTTTGCCTCGTGAG GTGTCTGGAGAGACCTTTGGAGAAGTGAAAAGAGTTGCAGACATGCATGAAAGAAAATCAACCATGTTTGAACATGGTGATGCATTCATAGCACTTCCTG GAGGCTATGGAACCATGGAAGAGCTGCTAGAAGTCATAGCCTGGTCTCAACTAGGAATACATGACAAACCA GTGGGGTTGCTGAATGTGGAAGGATATTTCAATGGATTGTTGGAGGTATTTGATAAGGGAGTGGAAGATGGTTTCATAGACAAGTCTGCAAGGCATATTATGCTCATAGGAGACACACCAGAAGAACTCATAAACAAAATGGAG GAATATGTTGCAAATAAAGTTGGAAGAGTGGAGCAATTATGA
- the LOC137836204 gene encoding two-component response regulator ARR14-like, with product MMEISPVLNVFVIDNDLSVLEYVKKTCPPSRYHVIPCFESALAAYFLGQTKEPIDLILIEVHMPLINGFEFMEFLNKKKINIPLIMMSADGSWPSIMKSIEVGACDYWVKPLSEQRLVNMWIDVVKNNIKDEEQKDIGSQKDDDRTRVVDDCDDDRTRVTDDSDDDDSDSADSVQWSTELNFLFHQALIKIGLEISKPEDILEAMNVPGLELEDVESHLEFMRNLYGVKASDATEISSQSSDETMDDETITKPAP from the exons ATGATGGAAATTTCTCCAGTGCTTAATGTCTTTGTCATTGACAATGACCTCAGTGTTTTAGAATACGTCAAGAAAACATGCCCCCCCTCTCGCTATCACG TTATACCCTGCTTTGAATCTGCGCTTGCTGCCTATTTTTTGGGGCAAACAAAGGAGCCTATTGATTTGATACTCATTGAGGTTCACATGCCATTGATCAATGGCTTTGAATTCATGGAATttctcaacaaaaaaaaaattaatattcctCTCATCA TGATGTCCGCGGATGGTAGCTGGCCTTCCATAATGAAGTCCATTGAAGTTGGAGCTTGTGATTATTGGGTCAAACCCTTGTCTGAGCAACGGCTGGTGAATATGTGGATAGATGTTGTGAAGAACAACATAAAAGATGAGGAGCAAAAAGATATTGGTAGCCAGAAAGATGATGACAGAACAAGAGTGGTTGATGATTGTGATGATGACAGAACAAGAGTGACTGATGATTCTGATGATGATGACTCAGACAGTGCTGATAGTGTACAATGGTCAACAGAACTTAATTTTTTGTTTCACCAGGCTCTCATAAAAATTGGATTGGAAA tatCCAAGCCCGAGGATATTCTTGAAGCTATGAACGTGCCAGGTTTGGAACTAGAAGATGTTGAAAGTCATCTAGAG TTCATGAGAAATCTATATGGTGTGAAAGCTTCTGATGCAACTGAGATTAGCAGCCAATCTTCTGATGAAACAATGGATGATGAAACCATCACAAAGCCTGCGCCTTAA
- the LOC137834758 gene encoding F-box protein SKIP23-like, giving the protein MMSVGCSSTPSSSSMADWSELPKDLLNLISQRLQNPLYLLRFRSVCSSWRSSSSSSSSSSPFPFYHSITLTPAFSLSHRSLLLINPPSTAPNHRPWLVKISHDPRARTARLFHALSRFQPKRPRFALDFLRLHALEIGREFRLSSACSSTESLYDEKLVLLPAGNDRFALITIHISGKLALFHRGDCGWTILPDMPTPYDDVCAFRGTFYAVDGNGRTVTVGLDAAVRVVAERVFGGDKKFLVECDGALMLVDLYLSTDYENLDEEDVGDMGWERTVRFDVFRLDEEVGRWVEMASLGEWVLFLGDDCAFSASAKDLGVERGNYVVFRDNGLGAVRVANGVGVFDLDDEKISPLSECPGLSELFWPPPDWVRSN; this is encoded by the coding sequence ATGATGAGTGTAGGATGTAGCAGCACTCCAAGTTCATCATCAATGGCGGACTGGTCTGAACTCCCAAAGGACCTTCTAAACCTAATTTCCCAACGCCTTCAAAACCCTCTCTACCTTCTCCGTTTCAGATCCGTTTGTTCTTCGTGGCGCtcttcttcgtcttcttcttcttcttcttccccttTTCCATTCTATCACTCCATCACTCTCACCCCCGCCTTCTCCCTCTCCCACCGCTCCCTCCTCCTCATCAACCCACCCTCCACCGCTCCCAACCACCGCCCCTGGCTCGTCAAAATCTCCCACGACCCACGCGCGCGCACCGCGCGTCTCTTCCATGCGCTTTCCCGCTTCCAGCCAAAACGCCCCCGTTTCGCGCTCGACTTCCTCCGCCTCCACGCTCTCGAGATTGGCCGCGAGTTCCGCCTCTCCAGCGCCTGCTCCTCCACGGAATCCCTCTACGACGAGAAGCTCGTCCTCCTTCCCGCCGGAAATGACCGTTTTGCCCTTATCACCATCCACATCTCCGGCAAGCTCGCGCTCTTCCACCGCGGCGACTGCGGATGGACCATCCTCCCCGACATGCCGACCCCCTACGATGACGTCTGCGCCTTTCGCGGCACCTTTTACGCCGTCGACGGCAACGGCCGTACAGTCACCGTGGGGCTCGACGCGGCGGTGCGCGTCGTCGCGGAACGCGTCTTCGGCGGGGACAAGAAGTTTCTGGTGGAGTGCGACGGCGCGCTGATGCTGGTGGACCTGTACTTGTCCACGGACTACGAGAATTTGGACGAGGAGGATGTCGGTGACATGGGGTGGGAGAGGACGGTGCGGTTTGATGTGTTTAGGCTCGATGAGGAGGTGGGGAGGTGGGTGGAGATGGCGAGTTTGGGGGAGTGGGTTTTGTTCTTGGGAGATGATTGTGCGTTTTCTGCTTCTGCCAAGGATTTGGGCGTTGAGAGAGGGAACTACGTGGTGTTTAGAGATAATGGGTTGGGTGCTGTCAGGGTTGCTAATGGAGTGGGGGTTTTTGATTTGGACGATGAAAAGATTTCGCCCTTGTCTGAGTGTCCCGGCCTTTCTGAGCTATTCTGGCCGCCCCCGGATTGGGTCAGGTCCAATTGA